The Arachis ipaensis cultivar K30076 chromosome B07, Araip1.1, whole genome shotgun sequence genome includes a window with the following:
- the LOC107605877 gene encoding mediator of RNA polymerase II transcription subunit 30, producing MEEQSVVNGIVSGSSSSRTTQELAMEGQKYLEETIEYAFQILSSMNDELCNPVLWSIASPSAASSASPLHHNNGPSSHSSNGGAGDAASDNSNHHAESGAVGGGAGAGGALEEARFRYKNAIASLRNVLEAIPNSQKAKSFDTGSTDSPMELDDMEIEKLEERASSLRKELANKNMHLKILIDQLRDLLSDISTWQSPYST from the exons ATGGAAGAGCAATCAGTAGTAAACGGCATCGTTTCAGGTTCAAGCAGTTCCAGAACGACACAGGAGCTTGCAATGGAAGGCCAGAAGTACCTCGAAGAAACCATAGAGTACGCTTTTCAGATCCTATCTTCCATGAACGACGAGCTCTGCAACCCCGTTTTGTGGTCCATTGCTTCTCCGTCTGCAGCTTCCTCAGCTTCCCCGCTTCACCATAACAACGGTCCTTCTTCTCACTCTTCCAACGGTGGCGCCGGAGATGCTGCCTCCGATAACTCCAACCACCATGCTGAGAGTGGTGCCGTTGGTGGAGGAGCTGGTGCTGGTGGCGCACTCGAAGAGGCAAGGTTTCGCTATAAGAACGCTATTGCTTCTCTTCGAAACGTTCTCGAAGCAATTCCCAATTCTCAAAAg GCAAAATCATTTGACACTGGTTCAACTGATAGTCCAATGGAATTGGATGATATGGAAATTGAGAAATTGGAGGAGCGAGCCTCTTCTCTAAGAAAG GAGCTTGCCAACAAGAACATGCACCTAAAGATACTCATTGATCAACTGCGTGATCTTCTCTCTGATATATCAACGTGGCAAAGTCCTTATTCAACCTGA